From the genome of Stegostoma tigrinum isolate sSteTig4 chromosome 32, sSteTig4.hap1, whole genome shotgun sequence, one region includes:
- the trappc4 gene encoding trafficking protein particle complex subunit 4 isoform X2: protein MSMVKRRHRSPQPGNYEADIKRQRNRGFGYAVLSINGFDVNGRYMADNRDVLEYLNTSFNYPLAIRFGRPRLTSNEKLMLASMFHSLFAIGSQLSPEPGSSGIEVLETDTFKLHCFQTLTGIKFIVLADPRQAGIDSLLRKIYEIYSDFALKNPFYSLEMPIRCDLFEQNLKVALEIAEKAGTFGAGS, encoded by the exons atgtccatggtaaagaggaggcacaGGAGCCCGCAACCTGGAAATTATGAAGCTGACATAAAACGCCAGAGGAATCGTGGAT TCGGATATGCTGTGCTTTCAATTAATGGATTTGATGTAAATGGAAGATACATGGCTGATAACAGGGATGTGCTGGAATATCTGAACACCTCTTTCAATTACCCTTTGGCCATTCGCTTCGGACGTCCTCGTCTGACATCAAATGAGAAATTAATGTTGGCCTCCATGTTTCATTC GCTGTTTGCAATTGGGTCCCAGTTATCACCAGagcctggaagttctgggattgAAGTGCTGGAAACAGACACCTTCAAACTTCATTGTTTCCAAACGCTGACAG GAATTAAGTTCATTGTGCTGGCAGACCCTCGACAAGCTGGAATCGATTCCCTCCTACGGAAGATTTATGAAATTTATTCAGACTTTGCTCTCAAAAATCCATTCTACTCTCTTGAGATGCCAATCAG GTGCGATCTCTTTGAACAGAATTTGAAAGTAGCTTTGGAGATAGCAGAAAAGGCTGGAACCTTTGGAGCAGGATCTTGA